From a single Coriobacteriaceae bacterium genomic region:
- a CDS encoding IMP dehydrogenase, producing MATFFPGESHTFSEYLLVPGYSSSQCIPNNVSLKTPLTRFKRGEKPAITLNIPMVSAIMQSVSGVDMGVALATEGGLSFIYGSQSAESEAAMVKAVKDHKAGFVQSDSTLTPDMTMEQVIELKEKTGHSTMPVTDDGTPKGKLLGIVTSRDYRPSRDDHQTKVSEFMTPREQLIVGDKNISLKVANDVIWDNKLNALPIVDDNDHLMGIVFRKDYDSHKTNPNELLDGDKRYMVGAGINTRDYAERVPLLIEAGADVLCIDSSEGFSEWQKRTIEWIRANYGEDVKVGAGNVVDAEGFRFLADCGADFIKVGIGGGSICITRETKGIGRGQATALIDVCRARDEYYEETGVYVPVCSDGGIVYDYHMTLALAMGADFMMLGRYFARFDESPTERVNVNGQYMKEYWGEGSARARNWQRYDLGGAAKLSFVEGVDSYVPYAGSLKDGVGGTLYKVKSTMCNCGALSIPELQEKARLTLVSSTSIVEGGAHDVVVKDSQQSVSYR from the coding sequence ATGGCTACGTTCTTTCCCGGTGAGTCCCACACGTTTTCGGAGTATCTGCTGGTCCCTGGTTACTCGTCCTCGCAGTGCATCCCCAACAACGTCTCTCTTAAGACGCCGCTAACCCGCTTTAAGCGCGGTGAGAAGCCGGCAATCACCCTGAACATCCCCATGGTTTCCGCCATCATGCAGTCCGTCTCGGGCGTCGACATGGGTGTCGCGCTCGCTACCGAGGGTGGCCTGTCCTTCATTTACGGTTCCCAGAGCGCCGAGTCCGAGGCCGCTATGGTCAAGGCCGTCAAGGATCACAAGGCCGGCTTCGTTCAGTCCGATTCCACGCTGACCCCCGACATGACCATGGAGCAGGTCATTGAGCTCAAGGAGAAGACCGGTCACTCCACCATGCCGGTTACCGACGACGGCACTCCCAAGGGTAAGCTGCTGGGCATCGTCACCAGCCGTGACTATCGCCCCAGTCGCGATGACCACCAGACGAAGGTCTCCGAGTTCATGACCCCGCGTGAGCAGCTCATCGTGGGCGACAAGAACATCAGCCTCAAGGTTGCCAACGACGTCATCTGGGACAACAAGCTCAACGCTCTGCCTATCGTCGACGACAACGATCACCTCATGGGCATCGTCTTCCGCAAGGACTACGACAGCCACAAGACCAACCCCAACGAGCTGCTCGATGGCGACAAGCGCTACATGGTTGGCGCCGGTATCAACACCCGCGACTATGCCGAGCGCGTGCCGCTGCTCATCGAGGCCGGCGCCGATGTCCTGTGCATCGACTCTTCCGAGGGCTTCAGCGAGTGGCAGAAGCGCACCATCGAGTGGATCCGCGCCAACTACGGCGAGGACGTCAAGGTCGGTGCCGGTAACGTCGTCGACGCCGAGGGCTTCCGCTTTCTGGCCGACTGCGGTGCCGACTTCATCAAGGTCGGTATCGGCGGCGGTTCCATCTGCATTACCCGCGAGACCAAGGGTATCGGTCGCGGCCAGGCCACCGCGCTGATCGACGTCTGCCGCGCTCGCGACGAGTACTACGAGGAGACCGGTGTCTACGTGCCCGTGTGCTCCGACGGCGGCATCGTCTACGACTACCACATGACGCTCGCCCTTGCCATGGGTGCCGACTTTATGATGCTGGGTCGCTACTTCGCCCGCTTCGACGAGAGCCCGACCGAGCGCGTCAACGTGAACGGTCAGTACATGAAGGAGTACTGGGGCGAGGGTTCTGCACGTGCCCGCAACTGGCAGCGCTACGACCTGGGCGGCGCCGCGAAGCTCAGCTTCGTCGAGGGCGTTGACTCCTACGTTCCCTACGCAGGTTCCCTCAAGGACGGCGTGGGCGGCACGCTCTACAAGGTCAAGTCCACGATGTGCAATTGCGGTGCCCTCTCGATCCCCGAGCTCCAGGAAAAGGCACGCCTGACCCTGGTCAGCTCCACCTCCATCGTCGAAGGCGGCGCCCACGACGTTGTCGTCAAGGACTCCCAGCAGTCTGTGTCTTATCGATAA
- a CDS encoding LysR family transcriptional regulator, giving the protein MEYKTTAKLVIQACDKDLPGVFGHGCVLLLQGIAREHSLNRAAKSMGMAYSKAWRIVNEAEGQLGCKLIERDGARGSSLTPAGERAIAVYEELQADINQVIAAKANDLIASITKK; this is encoded by the coding sequence ATGGAGTACAAGACGACGGCAAAGTTGGTCATTCAAGCGTGCGACAAGGATCTGCCGGGCGTGTTCGGCCACGGCTGCGTCTTGCTGCTGCAGGGTATTGCCCGCGAGCACTCGCTCAACCGCGCCGCCAAGAGCATGGGCATGGCGTATTCCAAGGCCTGGCGCATTGTGAACGAGGCGGAAGGACAGCTGGGCTGCAAGCTCATCGAGCGCGACGGCGCCCGCGGGTCCAGCCTCACCCCCGCCGGCGAGCGAGCCATAGCGGTCTACGAGGAGCTGCAGGCCGACATCAACCAAGTAATTGCCGCAAAGGCCAACGACCTCATCGCCAGCATCACCAAAAAGTAG
- a CDS encoding PLP-dependent transferase, with protein sequence MDVQQLEEAWAIRAGAREARLVAASHVPAALSLLGIVRPGDRLVAFADDFADAFARGFDACDVVLVGEPSVAAFTAASEGLDASFDAEGPHLWWFVNSIGGFGLRVPDLRALGRAAREARALLVVDNTVASVFGCDPLRLGAVLSLEALDRVCAGKAPRKLVAASVARSQLKRHRVDAAAECAHALFAGCGALALDLSVDEADVLECGLSSHDARMQAHFDRARALAEYLAANEMVRNVRYPGLSSHPDHAIATGILEHGFGPAVEFDLIELSAGELFDALPDEFRISPAGGATTRLSAPRGKQGSTVRLFAGTDNPLIVAATLDNALRK encoded by the coding sequence GTGGACGTGCAACAGCTAGAAGAGGCCTGGGCTATAAGGGCTGGTGCGCGTGAGGCGCGTCTTGTTGCGGCCTCGCATGTGCCGGCGGCGCTGTCTCTGTTGGGGATTGTGCGTCCTGGTGACCGCCTGGTGGCCTTTGCGGACGACTTTGCCGATGCGTTTGCGCGCGGCTTTGATGCCTGCGACGTTGTGCTCGTGGGGGAGCCGTCGGTTGCGGCGTTTACCGCCGCGTCCGAGGGCTTGGATGCTTCGTTTGATGCCGAGGGTCCGCACCTGTGGTGGTTCGTCAACTCCATCGGCGGGTTTGGTCTGCGCGTGCCCGATCTGCGTGCGCTGGGTCGGGCGGCGCGTGAGGCCCGTGCGCTGCTTGTGGTGGATAACACCGTGGCAAGCGTCTTTGGGTGCGATCCGCTGCGTTTGGGTGCCGTCCTGTCGCTCGAGGCGCTCGATCGCGTGTGCGCCGGCAAAGCTCCGCGCAAGCTCGTTGCCGCTTCGGTGGCGCGCTCGCAACTCAAGCGCCATCGTGTGGATGCCGCTGCCGAGTGTGCGCATGCGTTGTTTGCTGGTTGCGGTGCGTTGGCACTCGACCTGTCTGTCGATGAGGCCGACGTGCTGGAATGCGGGCTGTCCTCGCACGACGCCCGCATGCAGGCGCATTTCGACCGCGCCCGTGCGCTGGCCGAGTACCTGGCCGCCAACGAAATGGTGCGCAACGTGCGCTATCCCGGGCTGAGCTCGCATCCCGATCATGCTATTGCGACGGGAATCCTCGAGCATGGCTTTGGTCCGGCAGTTGAATTTGACCTTATCGAGCTTAGCGCGGGCGAGCTCTTCGACGCTTTGCCCGACGAGTTCCGCATATCGCCCGCCGGCGGCGCAACGACGCGCCTTTCGGCCCCACGCGGCAAGCAGGGGAGCACCGTCCGCCTCTTCGCCGGCACCGACAATCCCTTGATAGTTGCGGCCACCCTGGACAACGCCCTCCGTAAGTAG
- a CDS encoding DUF4956 domain-containing protein, producing MSTRDFFKNSVLEAFGQVDPAKIGLSLLVALAMGILIYYVYKRFFTGVVYSRSFAVTLVGMCVLTCMVTLAISTNVVISLGMVGALSIVRYRTAVKDPLDLLYLFWAITTGITAGAGMYALVGLTAVVIVVMIAGFASHQDKARVYMMVIHYTGQTTGDDIVRAFGRTKFSVKSKTMRGDKVEMAVEVFSDGVDMPYADAIRALDGVDDLTLIQYNGEYHG from the coding sequence ATGAGCACCAGGGACTTTTTTAAGAACTCCGTTTTGGAGGCGTTTGGCCAGGTCGACCCTGCCAAGATTGGTCTTTCGCTGCTCGTGGCGCTCGCCATGGGCATCCTGATCTATTACGTGTACAAGCGCTTTTTTACCGGCGTGGTGTATTCGCGCAGTTTTGCCGTGACGCTCGTGGGCATGTGCGTGCTCACCTGCATGGTCACGCTCGCGATCTCGACGAACGTGGTCATCTCGCTCGGTATGGTCGGTGCTCTGTCCATCGTTCGTTACCGTACGGCGGTCAAGGACCCGCTCGACCTGCTGTATCTGTTTTGGGCCATTACGACGGGCATTACGGCCGGCGCCGGCATGTATGCGCTCGTGGGGCTCACGGCCGTGGTGATCGTGGTGATGATCGCTGGCTTTGCGAGCCACCAGGACAAGGCGCGCGTGTACATGATGGTCATTCACTACACGGGTCAGACCACCGGCGATGATATCGTGCGCGCATTTGGGCGCACTAAGTTTTCCGTCAAGTCCAAGACGATGCGCGGCGACAAGGTGGAGATGGCCGTCGAGGTGTTCTCGGACGGTGTGGATATGCCCTATGCCGATGCCATCCGCGCACTCGATGGCGTGGATGACCTGACGCTTATCCAATACAACGGCGAGTATCACGGGTGA
- a CDS encoding polyphosphate polymerase domain-containing protein → MRRASALLERWAAPPVRATQERYRHELKYLINEGEHAALACRMASVFKLDKHARAGGYTIRSLYFDDYCNSAYEEKDAGILMRKKYRVRIYNGSDKVIKLERKKKYGSWIYKEDAPLTRGEFEQILAGDYDFLLRSPYPLCREFYIECICNVMRPRTIVDYEREPWVMDEGTVRIAFDMNVRAAVGSFDIFDATLPALPVLEPGKLVMEVKFTEFCPQLVRDMVPPGAAELTAVSKYCLCYDKTAYLRGFNYWESDFGNRGDI, encoded by the coding sequence ATGAGGAGGGCTAGCGCGCTGCTTGAGCGCTGGGCGGCCCCGCCTGTGCGTGCCACGCAGGAGCGTTACCGCCACGAGCTCAAATATCTCATTAACGAGGGCGAGCACGCTGCGCTTGCCTGTCGCATGGCGTCGGTGTTTAAGCTGGACAAGCATGCACGGGCGGGTGGTTACACCATTCGCAGCCTGTATTTTGACGACTACTGCAACTCGGCCTACGAGGAAAAAGACGCCGGTATTCTCATGCGCAAAAAGTATCGCGTGCGCATCTATAACGGCAGCGACAAGGTGATTAAGCTCGAGCGCAAAAAGAAGTACGGTAGCTGGATTTACAAGGAGGACGCGCCGCTCACACGTGGCGAGTTTGAGCAGATTCTGGCCGGAGACTACGACTTTTTGCTGAGGAGCCCCTATCCGCTCTGTCGCGAGTTCTACATTGAGTGCATCTGCAACGTGATGCGCCCGAGGACCATCGTGGACTACGAGCGCGAGCCGTGGGTGATGGATGAGGGCACTGTGCGCATTGCGTTTGACATGAACGTGCGTGCCGCGGTGGGAAGCTTCGATATCTTTGACGCGACGCTGCCCGCGCTGCCGGTCCTGGAGCCCGGCAAGCTAGTGATGGAGGTCAAGTTTACGGAGTTTTGCCCGCAGCTGGTGCGCGATATGGTGCCGCCGGGCGCAGCCGAGCTTACGGCGGTCTCCAAGTACTGCCTGTGCTACGACAAGACCGCCTACCTTCGCGGATTTAACTACTGGGAATCGGATTTTGGGAACCGAGGGGATATTTAG
- a CDS encoding CotH kinase family protein: MTVRMMSRRRLLEAAAGALLLSGCSVQEDSSTKKVKKQDKIKKAEASNKAKHLRDKDELYEVYDDSGIVTMYLTVSRGNRSENTDHSWAEINTYSVYDYADMGVTRYQVMGLLQPGDEDGPVAGEVGYGEEAPNATVQVRGQTSSNNSQKNYKVELKKGKGTWRQQRAIALNKHMGEGMRFRNKMAYDLIRGIPQMMGLRTQFVHLWVCDQTEKSNDTFEDYGLFTQVEQLNKTALKAHGLDKSGHLYKVNSFDFHRYEDTIKLADDPDYNQASFEGMLEIKGDSGHTKLIEMLDALNDESQKIDDVLDTYFDTENLVYWLAFQILTGNCDTQNRNCYLYSPLNSNTWYFLDWDNDGMLRKLELSLTGFSDYASWERGASNYWGNVLFNRALRSKSFRSELDRAVKDLRSYLTETRLTKMIKHYREVTESLVFASPDIDNLPVTKDQYEQIAAAIPSEIEENYKSFRESFKKPMPFYIGVPQIDNGKLRINWDASYDFEARDIRYTVELARDYAISDVVFKAEDVLLPEVTCDAPDTGQYFVRVRAANSDGHTQDAFDYYVTDDGKHYGMKCFYVQDGGKVVEDTYEEG; encoded by the coding sequence ATGACCGTTAGGATGATGTCTCGCCGTCGCCTGCTTGAGGCGGCTGCCGGCGCGCTGTTGCTTTCGGGCTGCTCGGTGCAGGAAGACTCCTCGACCAAAAAGGTCAAAAAGCAGGACAAGATTAAAAAGGCTGAGGCCTCGAATAAGGCCAAACACCTGCGCGACAAGGACGAGCTCTACGAGGTCTACGATGACTCGGGCATTGTGACCATGTACCTGACCGTCTCGCGCGGTAACAGGTCCGAGAACACCGACCACAGCTGGGCCGAGATCAATACGTACTCGGTGTATGACTATGCCGACATGGGTGTGACGCGCTATCAGGTTATGGGTCTGCTGCAGCCGGGCGACGAAGACGGCCCGGTGGCCGGCGAGGTTGGCTATGGCGAGGAAGCGCCCAATGCCACCGTGCAGGTGCGCGGCCAGACATCGAGCAATAACTCGCAAAAGAATTACAAGGTGGAGCTCAAAAAGGGCAAGGGTACCTGGCGCCAACAGCGCGCGATTGCGCTCAACAAGCACATGGGCGAGGGTATGCGTTTTCGCAACAAGATGGCCTACGACCTTATCCGCGGGATTCCCCAGATGATGGGCCTGCGCACGCAGTTTGTGCATCTGTGGGTGTGCGACCAGACCGAAAAGTCCAACGATACTTTTGAGGACTACGGCCTGTTTACGCAGGTGGAGCAGCTCAACAAGACGGCGCTTAAGGCACATGGCCTGGATAAGAGCGGGCACCTGTACAAGGTGAACAGCTTTGATTTCCATCGCTACGAGGACACCATTAAGCTTGCCGACGATCCCGACTACAACCAGGCAAGCTTTGAGGGCATGCTCGAGATTAAGGGCGATTCGGGCCACACCAAGCTCATCGAGATGCTCGACGCCCTCAACGACGAATCGCAAAAGATCGATGACGTGCTCGACACCTACTTTGATACCGAGAACCTGGTCTATTGGCTGGCGTTTCAGATTCTGACGGGCAACTGCGATACGCAGAACCGTAACTGCTATCTGTACAGCCCGCTCAACTCAAATACCTGGTACTTTTTAGATTGGGATAACGACGGCATGCTGCGTAAGCTGGAGCTTTCTCTTACCGGGTTTTCGGACTACGCGAGCTGGGAGCGCGGTGCAAGCAACTACTGGGGCAACGTGCTGTTTAACCGCGCGTTGCGAAGCAAGTCGTTCCGCAGCGAACTCGACCGTGCCGTCAAGGACTTGCGCTCGTATTTGACCGAGACTCGCTTGACCAAGATGATCAAACACTACCGCGAGGTGACTGAATCCCTGGTCTTTGCTTCGCCCGATATCGATAATCTGCCTGTCACCAAGGACCAATACGAGCAGATCGCCGCGGCGATTCCCTCCGAGATCGAGGAGAACTACAAGAGCTTTCGCGAGAGTTTTAAAAAGCCCATGCCGTTCTACATTGGCGTGCCGCAGATCGATAACGGTAAGCTGCGTATTAATTGGGATGCGTCCTACGACTTTGAGGCGCGCGACATTCGCTACACCGTAGAGCTTGCGCGCGACTATGCCATAAGCGACGTGGTCTTTAAGGCCGAGGACGTGCTGCTTCCCGAGGTGACCTGCGATGCGCCCGATACCGGCCAGTATTTTGTTCGCGTGCGTGCCGCCAACTCCGACGGCCATACGCAAGATGCGTTTGACTACTATGTGACCGACGACGGCAAGCACTACGGCATGAAGTGTTTTTACGTGCAAGATGGCGGTAAGGTCGTGGAGGACACGTATGAGGAGGGCTAG
- the pelG gene encoding exopolysaccharide Pel transporter PelG, whose translation MAGIGFELKRLFKRKGLFATMRAYGYAGIVCTGPMLLGVLLQVGILVLCGLWGVGRANQDLLVCMVTYTLLASLTLTSFFSMPVTRFLADMLFAEREDEILPSFWGSNAIMLVAGTVLYGVFLLFSGATLLQGLLCLWLFNIMIVNWNGMSYLTAIKDYRGILCSFAAAIGVACLCALAALALGLPPVEGLLASIALGYGVMLAWDVVLLYRYFPQSDRSPWPFLRWLDQFMPLALTGLLTNLGLFAHLVIIWAGPIGVQVKGFFYGAPYYDVPALIAFLTILVTTVNFVVSVEVNFYPRYRDYYSLFNDGGVVGDIVVAEEEMLSTLNSELRFCALKQLFVTAAVISLETTVLSALPLGFNNLMHGYFRTLCVGYGLYAVGNTVMLILLYFTDYKGAVLASGLFAGVAGLATAVSLLLPQQFYGFGFLLGAAVFFIVALLRFDTYTANLPYRILSQQPIVATDKTGRFTQLGRLLDRAEQRYEEGRHKVVPHGAFERAVVRVYRKHWGGSDDR comes from the coding sequence GTGGCCGGAATTGGTTTTGAGCTCAAGCGCCTGTTTAAGCGCAAGGGCCTGTTTGCCACGATGCGCGCCTATGGCTACGCCGGCATTGTGTGCACGGGCCCGATGCTGCTGGGCGTGCTGCTCCAGGTGGGTATCTTGGTGCTGTGCGGTCTGTGGGGCGTGGGCCGCGCCAACCAAGACCTGCTGGTGTGCATGGTGACCTATACGCTGCTGGCGTCGCTCACGCTCACGAGCTTTTTCTCCATGCCGGTCACGCGCTTTTTGGCTGATATGTTGTTTGCCGAGCGCGAGGATGAGATACTGCCTTCGTTTTGGGGCTCCAACGCCATCATGCTCGTTGCGGGCACGGTGCTCTACGGCGTCTTTTTGCTGTTCTCGGGCGCCACGCTGCTGCAGGGGCTGCTGTGCCTGTGGCTGTTCAACATTATGATCGTCAACTGGAACGGCATGAGTTACCTCACGGCCATCAAGGATTACCGCGGCATCCTGTGCAGCTTTGCGGCTGCCATTGGCGTGGCGTGCCTGTGCGCCCTGGCCGCGCTGGCGCTGGGACTGCCGCCGGTCGAGGGCCTGTTGGCGTCAATTGCTCTGGGCTACGGCGTCATGCTCGCCTGGGACGTGGTGCTGCTGTACCGGTATTTTCCTCAGAGCGACCGCAGCCCCTGGCCCTTTTTGCGGTGGCTCGATCAGTTTATGCCGCTGGCGCTCACGGGTCTGTTAACCAATCTGGGGCTCTTTGCGCACCTGGTGATTATTTGGGCCGGTCCCATTGGCGTGCAGGTCAAGGGCTTCTTTTATGGTGCGCCCTACTACGATGTGCCGGCGCTCATCGCGTTTTTGACCATCCTGGTCACGACCGTCAACTTTGTGGTCTCGGTCGAGGTCAACTTCTATCCGCGCTACCGCGACTACTACAGCCTGTTCAACGACGGCGGCGTGGTAGGCGACATTGTGGTGGCCGAGGAGGAGATGCTCTCCACGCTCAACAGCGAACTGCGCTTTTGCGCGCTCAAGCAGCTGTTTGTGACCGCTGCGGTCATTTCTCTCGAGACCACGGTGCTCTCGGCTCTGCCGCTGGGCTTTAACAACCTTATGCACGGGTATTTTCGCACGCTGTGCGTGGGTTATGGCCTGTATGCCGTGGGCAATACGGTGATGCTCATCTTGCTGTACTTTACCGACTACAAGGGGGCCGTTCTGGCTTCGGGCCTGTTTGCCGGTGTGGCCGGGCTGGCGACTGCCGTGTCGTTGCTTTTGCCGCAGCAGTTTTACGGCTTTGGCTTTTTGTTGGGTGCGGCGGTGTTTTTTATCGTGGCGCTGCTGCGGTTCGATACCTATACCGCCAACTTGCCTTATCGTATCCTGAGCCAGCAGCCCATTGTGGCGACCGACAAAACGGGTCGCTTTACACAGCTGGGCCGCTTGCTCGACCGTGCCGAACAACGCTATGAGGAAGGCCGACATAAGGTCGTGCCGCACGGCGCGTTCGAGCGCGCAGTAGTTCGCGTATATCGCAAGCATTGGGGAGGTTCTGATGACCGTTAG